In Nitrobacteraceae bacterium AZCC 1564, the following proteins share a genomic window:
- a CDS encoding squalene synthase HpnD (product_source=TIGR03465; cath_funfam=1.10.600.10; cog=COG1562; ko=KO:K21678; pfam=PF00494; superfamily=48576; tigrfam=TIGR03465), with amino-acid sequence MTTTETTPQGSASGSSFYAAMRILPQAQRDAMFLIYSFCRQVDDIADSDGPRAERLAALDQWRRDIDALYAGAPPARVASYVPFIKRFGLRREDFIAIIDGMEMDVPADIRAPDAKTLDLYCDRVASAVGRLSVRVFGLGEEDGILLAHHLGRALQLTNILRDIDEDAGLGRLYLPRESLNAAGITSNDPLTVVSDPRLPQVCDDILKQAINHFVTSDAIMARNPRRLIRAPKIMSEYYHAILNKLVERGFALPRRPVKLSKAAKIFILIRYAFI; translated from the coding sequence ATGACAACAACCGAAACCACACCGCAGGGCTCGGCCTCAGGCAGTTCGTTCTATGCTGCGATGCGCATTCTGCCGCAGGCGCAGCGAGATGCGATGTTCCTGATCTACAGCTTCTGTCGTCAGGTCGATGATATCGCGGACTCCGACGGGCCGCGCGCCGAGCGGCTCGCCGCGCTGGATCAGTGGCGGCGCGATATTGACGCGCTGTATGCAGGCGCGCCACCGGCGCGCGTGGCGAGCTATGTGCCCTTCATCAAGCGCTTCGGTCTGCGGCGCGAGGATTTCATTGCGATCATCGACGGCATGGAAATGGACGTGCCGGCGGATATTCGGGCGCCGGATGCGAAGACGCTCGATCTGTATTGCGATCGCGTCGCCAGCGCCGTCGGCCGCCTGTCTGTGCGCGTCTTCGGCCTTGGTGAAGAAGATGGAATTCTCCTCGCGCACCACCTGGGCCGCGCGCTTCAACTGACCAACATCCTTCGTGATATCGATGAGGACGCCGGGCTCGGAAGACTCTATCTGCCGCGCGAGAGTCTCAACGCCGCGGGCATCACGTCAAATGATCCGCTGACGGTTGTATCGGACCCGCGCCTGCCGCAAGTGTGCGATGATATCCTGAAACAGGCGATCAATCATTTCGTCACATCGGATGCGATCATGGCGCGCAATCCTCGCCGCCTGATCCGCGCGCCGAAGATCATGTCGGAATACTATCACGCGATCCTCAATAAGCTGGTGGAGCGCGGTTTTGCGTTGCCACGACGTCCGGTCAAGCTCAGCAAAGCCGCGAAGATTTTCATTCTTATTCGGTACGCATTTATCTGA
- a CDS encoding ethanolamine ammonia-lyase small subunit (product_source=KO:K03736; cog=COG4302; ko=KO:K03736; pfam=PF05985; superfamily=48498), with translation MTKLPPSIVSAGDLRRLTPARVALGRSGASMPTEALLDFTLDHAKARDAVHTPFDAGAMVDGLTALELRPIAVRSEAVDRKTYLRRPDLGRKLDTQSRDSLSALNHTPCDLAIMIGDGLSSAAVHLHGLEVVRRLATRFVGLRMTLSPVVVASGARVALGDEVGQLLNAQMIVVLIGERPGLSAPDSLGCYVTYAPRPGLTDADRNCVSNIHGAGLSYDEAAFKIGWLVREGLGRKLSGVALKDESGNLTPLAQT, from the coding sequence ATGACCAAATTGCCGCCCTCGATCGTCTCAGCCGGCGATCTGCGGCGTCTCACGCCGGCACGGGTCGCGCTTGGCCGCAGTGGCGCAAGCATGCCGACAGAGGCCTTGCTCGATTTCACACTCGACCATGCTAAGGCGCGAGATGCAGTTCACACACCGTTTGATGCCGGTGCGATGGTTGACGGCCTCACAGCACTTGAATTGCGGCCCATCGCCGTGAGGAGCGAAGCGGTTGATCGCAAGACTTATCTGCGGCGCCCCGATCTGGGGCGAAAACTTGATACCCAGTCCAGGGATAGTCTTTCCGCTTTGAACCATACCCCGTGCGACCTGGCGATTATGATCGGCGATGGGTTGTCGTCCGCAGCCGTCCATCTGCACGGGCTTGAGGTCGTTCGCCGGCTTGCGACCAGATTTGTGGGGCTGAGAATGACGCTGAGCCCGGTCGTCGTGGCGTCTGGCGCGCGCGTCGCGCTCGGCGACGAGGTGGGACAGCTTCTGAATGCGCAGATGATCGTGGTGCTGATCGGCGAGCGGCCAGGTCTCTCCGCTCCTGATAGCCTTGGATGCTATGTTACCTATGCGCCAAGGCCGGGTTTGACCGATGCAGACCGTAACTGCGTCTCAAACATCCACGGAGCGGGACTGAGCTACGACGAGGCCGCGTTCAAGATCGGATGGCTGGTTCGGGAAGGGCTGGGGCGAAAACTCTCTGGCGTCGCTCTGAAGGACGAGAGCGGTAATTTAACACCTTTGGCGCAGACGTGA
- a CDS encoding radical SAM superfamily enzyme YgiQ (UPF0313 family) (product_source=COG1032; cath_funfam=3.30.160.60; cog=COG1032; ko=KO:K22705; pfam=PF02310,PF04055,PF13282; smart=SM00729; superfamily=102114), giving the protein MRDTVNPAIRRILCVFPRYSPSFGTFEYAYPLTDGVRAFMPPQGLLLIAASLPAGWEVRFIDENIEAATDSDFMWADAVFVSGMHIQRRQINDICRRAHEHDLAVALGGPSVSASPEYYPDFDYLHVGELGDATYELFRLIGRDSSRPDKQIVLTTKERRDMSEFPIPAYELVPLNRYFIGSIQFSSGCPYQCEFCDIPALYGRNPRLKSPEQVTAELDKMLECGLLGAVYFVDDNFIGNRKAAHDLLPHLIEWQKRNGFAVQFACEATLNIAKRPEILALMRDAYFTTVFCGIETPDPDALKAMSKQHNMMVPIIEGVQTLNGYGMEVVSGIILGLDTDKLDAGEGILEFIDQSQIPLLTINLLQALPRTPLWDRLKREGRLLEDTDRDSNVDFFLPYDHVVSTWRECMGRAYTPEKLFARFEHQVRQTYPNRLQPPNTPQRVAWPNVKRGLTMLAKILWRVGVKSDYRREFWKFAWPRLKVGDIERVISVGLVAHHLILFARDASGGHQNASYYSTKLREDMPVAAE; this is encoded by the coding sequence ATGAGAGATACCGTAAATCCTGCCATCCGTCGGATTCTTTGCGTTTTCCCCCGGTATTCGCCCTCGTTTGGAACGTTTGAGTACGCTTATCCGCTGACGGACGGCGTTCGGGCTTTCATGCCGCCGCAGGGACTTTTGCTGATTGCGGCCTCGCTTCCTGCAGGTTGGGAAGTCCGTTTTATCGATGAGAATATAGAGGCCGCGACCGACAGTGATTTCATGTGGGCGGACGCGGTGTTTGTGAGCGGCATGCATATCCAGCGCCGCCAGATCAACGACATCTGCCGCCGCGCGCACGAACACGATCTCGCTGTCGCCCTCGGCGGCCCATCTGTCAGCGCAAGCCCGGAGTACTACCCCGATTTCGACTATCTGCATGTCGGTGAGCTTGGCGATGCCACCTATGAACTGTTTCGGCTGATCGGGCGCGATTCGTCGCGGCCGGACAAGCAGATCGTTCTGACGACAAAAGAACGTCGTGACATGTCGGAATTCCCGATTCCCGCCTACGAACTCGTCCCGCTCAACCGCTATTTCATCGGCAGCATCCAATTCTCAAGCGGATGTCCGTACCAATGTGAATTCTGCGATATTCCCGCGCTTTACGGCCGGAATCCGCGCCTAAAATCGCCAGAGCAGGTGACCGCAGAACTCGACAAGATGCTGGAGTGCGGCCTTTTAGGCGCGGTCTACTTCGTGGATGACAATTTTATTGGTAACCGCAAGGCAGCTCATGATCTATTGCCGCACCTGATCGAATGGCAGAAGCGCAATGGCTTCGCGGTCCAGTTTGCCTGCGAGGCAACGCTCAACATTGCGAAACGACCGGAAATTTTGGCGCTGATGCGCGATGCCTACTTCACGACCGTGTTCTGCGGCATCGAAACGCCGGACCCTGATGCGTTGAAAGCGATGTCGAAGCAGCACAACATGATGGTGCCGATCATCGAGGGCGTGCAGACCCTGAACGGCTACGGCATGGAGGTCGTCTCGGGCATTATTCTCGGCTTGGATACCGATAAGCTGGACGCGGGCGAGGGCATTCTAGAATTCATCGATCAGTCGCAAATTCCCTTGCTGACGATCAATCTGCTGCAGGCTTTGCCGCGCACACCCTTATGGGATCGGCTCAAGCGTGAAGGCCGTCTGCTGGAAGACACCGACCGCGACTCCAATGTCGACTTCTTCCTGCCGTACGATCATGTCGTCTCCACATGGCGTGAATGCATGGGGCGTGCCTACACGCCTGAGAAGCTGTTTGCGCGTTTCGAGCATCAGGTGCGTCAGACCTATCCTAACCGCCTGCAGCCCCCGAATACGCCCCAGCGTGTGGCATGGCCGAATGTCAAGCGCGGCCTGACAATGCTGGCGAAGATCCTCTGGCGCGTGGGCGTGAAAAGCGACTACCGCAGGGAATTCTGGAAGTTCGCGTGGCCGCGTCTCAAGGTCGGCGATATCGAACGCGTCATCAGCGTTGGTCTGGTTGCGCATCACCTGATATTGTTTGCCCGGGATGCTTCGGGTGGACATCAGAATGCATCATATTACTCGACTAAATTGCGCGAAGACATGCCGGTCGCAGCGGAATAG
- a CDS encoding squalene-associated FAD-dependent desaturase (product_source=TIGR03467; cath_funfam=3.50.50.60; cog=COG2085; ko=KO:K21677; pfam=PF01593; superfamily=51905; tigrfam=TIGR03467), with the protein MAKNAHIIGAGVSGLSAAVRLANAGFQVHVHEATHQAGGRCRSYYDGATDLVIDNGNHLVLSGNSHVRAYARSIGSEAGLVGPDSAQFSFVDVKSDKRWTLDLGNGRLPLWVFDKKRRVPDTSVGDYLALSPVIWAGTDALVGDTIKCEGTLYNRLVQPLLLAALNVDPPKGSAGLAGAIVKETLLAGGQACRPLIAREGLSAVLIDPALKLLREKGARINFGHELRQVLMAGEKISTLEFGDDAVTIAPGDVIVLAVPPRAASSILLGLKTPVKFRAIVNAHFRYDPPANMPPMMGVIGGLVEWLFAFPQRLSVTISDADRLVNTPREELARAIWRDICQAANFGNDVAEGPLPPWQIVRERRATFEATPEQNAMRPGTVTEWKNLFLAGDWTDTGLPATIEGSVRSGDRAADFALKMQ; encoded by the coding sequence ATGGCAAAGAACGCTCACATCATCGGAGCCGGGGTTTCCGGCTTGTCTGCCGCTGTTCGTCTCGCGAATGCAGGCTTCCAAGTTCACGTTCACGAAGCCACGCACCAGGCCGGGGGCCGTTGCCGCTCCTACTACGACGGTGCGACGGATCTCGTCATCGACAACGGCAATCATCTGGTGCTGTCTGGCAATAGCCACGTGCGCGCCTATGCGCGCTCGATCGGCAGTGAAGCGGGCTTGGTCGGCCCAGACAGCGCGCAGTTTTCATTCGTCGATGTCAAATCAGACAAGCGCTGGACGCTGGATCTCGGCAACGGCCGTTTGCCGTTGTGGGTGTTCGACAAGAAGCGCCGCGTTCCTGATACCAGCGTCGGCGATTATCTCGCGCTGTCTCCTGTCATTTGGGCGGGCACCGATGCGTTGGTGGGCGATACCATCAAATGCGAAGGCACGCTGTATAATCGTCTGGTCCAGCCATTGCTGCTTGCCGCGCTGAATGTCGATCCACCAAAAGGCTCGGCAGGTTTGGCAGGTGCTATCGTCAAGGAAACGCTTCTGGCCGGTGGGCAAGCCTGCCGTCCGCTGATCGCGCGCGAAGGATTGAGTGCGGTGCTGATCGATCCCGCGCTCAAGCTGCTGCGTGAGAAGGGGGCACGCATCAACTTCGGGCATGAACTGCGCCAGGTGTTGATGGCCGGTGAAAAGATATCGACCCTTGAATTCGGCGATGATGCTGTGACGATTGCCCCCGGCGATGTCATTGTGCTTGCGGTGCCGCCACGTGCGGCATCCTCCATTTTGCTCGGACTGAAGACGCCGGTGAAGTTCCGCGCCATTGTCAATGCGCACTTCCGCTACGATCCGCCGGCGAATATGCCGCCGATGATGGGCGTGATCGGAGGACTAGTAGAGTGGCTTTTCGCGTTCCCGCAGCGGCTTTCCGTCACCATCAGCGACGCCGACAGGTTGGTGAATACGCCGCGTGAGGAACTGGCCCGCGCGATCTGGCGGGATATCTGCCAGGCGGCAAATTTCGGCAACGATGTTGCGGAAGGGCCGCTTCCGCCTTGGCAGATCGTGCGGGAACGCCGGGCCACGTTCGAGGCCACGCCGGAACAGAATGCCATGCGTCCTGGGACGGTCACCGAGTGGAAAAACCTGTTTCTTGCGGGCGATTGGACTGATACGGGACTGCCTGCGACCATCGAGGGATCAGTCCGATCCGGTGATCGCGCGGCCGATTTTGCGTTGAAGATGCAATAG
- a CDS encoding hopene-associated glycosyltransferase HpnB (product_source=TIGR03469; cath_funfam=3.90.550.10; cog=COG1215; pfam=PF13641; superfamily=53448; tigrfam=TIGR03469; transmembrane_helix_parts=Inside_1_6,TMhelix_7_29,Outside_30_187,TMhelix_188_206,Inside_207_288,TMhelix_289_311,Outside_312_346,TMhelix_347_369,Inside_370_391): MSANMLLVVVAALALAIWVYLITGRGGFWRTSKFDDLAPASGLTTWPTIAVVVPARDEAAGVADCVKSILGQPYPGELSMILIDDQSQDGTAQIASEAAASIGASQRLTVLSGRPLPSGWTGKLWAVKQGLSLLETRPVPPDYVLLTDADIVYSGDVVMRLVARAQSEDLAMTSVMATLRCESFAEKYLIPAFIFFFNMLYPFSWVRDRNSATAAAAGGCILARWDALRNSGGIDAIRGSLIDDCALGARLKTQGRIWLGFSQNVRSVRASETVAEVGRMISRSAYAQLHYSLALLVGVIIAMSIVFLAPVAITVFGHDLSRECAAAAWLLMALAFQPTLRYYKQSALWGPALPAIALAYMVFTINSAVQHFLGRGGMWKGRAQAQVSSSQ, translated from the coding sequence TTGTCCGCCAACATGTTACTGGTTGTCGTTGCCGCATTGGCGCTTGCGATCTGGGTCTATCTGATCACGGGCAGGGGTGGATTCTGGCGGACCTCTAAATTTGACGATCTGGCGCCTGCATCAGGGCTCACGACGTGGCCGACCATTGCGGTTGTGGTGCCGGCCCGCGATGAAGCGGCCGGGGTTGCCGATTGCGTGAAATCGATCCTCGGTCAGCCCTATCCCGGCGAATTGTCGATGATCCTCATTGATGACCAGAGCCAGGACGGTACAGCGCAGATCGCCAGCGAGGCAGCGGCTTCGATTGGAGCGTCACAGCGTTTGACGGTGTTGTCCGGCCGTCCGTTGCCCTCCGGCTGGACCGGAAAGCTCTGGGCTGTGAAGCAGGGACTTTCTCTGCTCGAAACCCGGCCGGTCCCGCCGGATTATGTTCTCCTGACGGATGCCGATATTGTCTACTCGGGTGACGTCGTGATGCGGCTTGTTGCCCGCGCCCAGAGCGAAGATCTGGCGATGACGTCGGTGATGGCGACGCTTCGCTGCGAGAGCTTCGCGGAAAAATATCTGATCCCCGCCTTCATTTTCTTTTTCAACATGCTCTATCCGTTCTCCTGGGTGCGTGATCGCAACAGCGCGACTGCGGCAGCCGCAGGTGGCTGCATTCTTGCGCGCTGGGACGCACTGCGGAATTCGGGCGGCATCGATGCCATTCGAGGATCGTTGATCGACGATTGTGCGCTTGGTGCACGCCTGAAAACGCAAGGGCGTATCTGGCTCGGTTTCTCGCAGAATGTCAGAAGCGTGCGTGCATCCGAAACCGTGGCCGAGGTGGGCCGCATGATTTCGCGATCCGCTTACGCGCAGCTACACTACTCACTCGCGCTGCTCGTTGGCGTCATCATCGCGATGAGCATCGTTTTTCTGGCTCCGGTTGCAATCACCGTATTTGGTCACGATCTGAGCCGTGAATGTGCCGCGGCTGCATGGCTTTTGATGGCGCTCGCGTTCCAGCCGACACTGCGGTATTATAAGCAATCGGCCCTTTGGGGGCCGGCTCTCCCCGCAATCGCATTGGCTTATATGGTGTTCACGATCAACTCGGCTGTCCAGCATTTCCTGGGACGTGGTGGAATGTGGAAGGGCCGAGCCCAAGCGCAGGTATCCAGCTCGCAATGA
- a CDS encoding squalene synthase HpnC (product_source=TIGR03464; cath_funfam=1.10.600.10; cog=COG1562; ko=KO:K21679; pfam=PF00494; superfamily=48576; tigrfam=TIGR03464), with the protein MTNAGETTAGELRSGKGHKDENFPVASKIIHPRHRALILAFYNFVRTADDVADHALLNDQTKLEQLDILEAELLGKGDSQPEAVTLREALAERGMSPRHAQDVLTAFRLDVTKKRYETWDDVIHYCSYSAMPVGRFMLDVHGEDRATWAASDALCAALQINNHLQDCGKDYRDLDRVYVPLDALAAAGASVEMLGADRASPQLLQCLHALARRTELLLGESRSLAREVKDTRLGLEISVIDTFADKIVNLLKVRDPLSEQVHLTKQQMLGYALSAMVCGLFRRVTGQASTVRHASGGA; encoded by the coding sequence ATGACAAACGCAGGCGAAACAACAGCAGGCGAGCTGCGCTCTGGGAAAGGGCACAAGGACGAAAATTTCCCGGTTGCGTCCAAGATCATTCATCCGCGTCACCGCGCATTGATCCTCGCCTTCTACAATTTCGTGCGCACCGCTGATGACGTCGCTGACCATGCTTTGCTGAACGATCAAACGAAACTCGAGCAGCTCGACATCCTCGAAGCTGAGCTCTTGGGCAAAGGCGACAGCCAGCCTGAGGCTGTGACGCTGCGTGAAGCTCTGGCTGAACGGGGCATGTCGCCGCGCCATGCGCAGGACGTGCTGACGGCGTTCCGCCTCGACGTCACGAAGAAGCGTTACGAGACCTGGGACGACGTCATTCACTATTGCAGTTATTCGGCAATGCCGGTCGGCCGCTTCATGCTGGATGTGCACGGCGAGGACCGCGCCACATGGGCTGCTTCCGATGCGCTATGTGCCGCGCTGCAGATCAACAATCATCTTCAGGATTGCGGCAAGGACTATCGCGATCTCGACCGTGTGTATGTACCGCTCGATGCCCTTGCTGCAGCCGGTGCTTCGGTCGAGATGCTGGGTGCGGATCGTGCCTCGCCGCAGTTGCTGCAGTGTCTTCACGCGCTCGCGCGACGCACGGAGCTTTTACTCGGCGAGAGCCGCTCTCTCGCACGAGAGGTGAAGGATACGCGGCTGGGGCTCGAAATCTCGGTGATCGACACGTTCGCCGATAAGATCGTCAATCTCCTCAAGGTTCGCGATCCGCTGAGCGAGCAGGTTCATCTCACCAAGCAACAGATGTTGGGCTATGCACTGTCGGCAATGGTTTGCGGCCTGTTCCGGCGCGTAACCGGCCAGGCATCTACAGTTCGGCATGCATCCGGCGGCGCGTAA